Sequence from the Megalops cyprinoides isolate fMegCyp1 chromosome 9, fMegCyp1.pri, whole genome shotgun sequence genome:
CTACTCTGTACGCacatgaaacatacattttgtatCTCTGGTGGCTGACTGAAAAGGTcttttttcaatgtgtttttttgtcatatatCACGGTTGAAATTgctttgctatttttttttttcatttagaatttCAGCAAATCTGTAGTTTAACTTCTCCCTGTATGTTGCTAATACTTACTTAATGCACACCAACAATGTTGTCTGTACATAATTCAGACTGATACTGTTTTgttgcaaaaatacaaaaaaaccaTCTGAAACAAGTGCCTGGGCCAAAGATGTTTGCTGTAGAGCATTTAGCAGAGTAATGCAGGGAGGAGAGTGGTCAGACACTGCTGACTGCAGCCTGATCTCCTGCCATGTCCTGCTTCCCTGTAAATCCAGTAATGGCTCTTTACTCTTCtttattctgtgtttctgaTAACTGGGTTGTGTTTATTCAGCACACGTATGTACAGACACATcttatgtgtgtgcaagtgagcattacttttctttttgtcagaGGTAGGATTCTGTGTGTCACTTCAGCTCTGTAGCATTGAAATCACAGTCTgtacctctccctctcgccccctctctctctcagactctctctcttcctgttctcagAGACAGCTCCTCCCTCCCCCGCCTGCCCGTTGATGCAAAAGCAGATGCACCAGAACGCCCTGGGTTCCGGATCGTTAGGGATTCTGTGCCTCCCTCTCTGACAGATCCCGCAGCGTCAGAGGGGCGGGGCGTGATGCGGGGGCGGGGCTAGCAGGCCCGGGCGGAGCAGAAGTCCAGCTCCTGCGGCTTCCGCTGGCCTGCGCAGTGCTCCCGCGGCAACAGCAGCCCCGTCTGCGTCACGCAACGCAGCACTCGTCGTTTGAAGCCCTTTCCACAGGACTTGGAGCAGGGCGACCACTCCCCGACGTGCCAGACGGGACAGGGGTCCCCGCACACCCGCATGGCGTTGGGCCTGTGCGCGGCGTCGCAGCGGGTGGCCGAGCGGCCGTCCGAGTCCAGGCACTGCACCAGCCGCTTCTGCAGGCCGCTGCCGCAGCTGACCGAGCACTCGTCCCAGCCGCCCGCCGCCCACTTGTACGACACGCGCTCCTGCGGCCGCTTCCTGGGTCCCGCCTTCTCGCCCTCCAGCAGCACGCTGTTCTGGGCGTGGGCGCGGCCCTCCTTCTTCAGCATCCTCTCCTCCTTGTTCTCCTTGGGCAGGTAGAAGGAGTAGCGGATGCGGGGCGGGGTCATCTTGCCGACGGACAGCACCTCCACGGTCAGCGCCTCCTGCAGGGGTTTGGAGGCCTGCAGCGATTCCACCGCGGTGCCCGTGCCGCTGTAGCGCAGCAGACCGCCCTTCACCATGATGTCGCGCTCCATGGCCGACACCACGTAGTTCCCATTCAGCAGGTACCTGCCCTGGCTGTTCTTCACCGCCAGGTAGTTGTCGTCGCCGACCAGACCCTTGTAGCCGCGCTGTCTGATGTCAACATTTGACGCGCCGATGGGCAACATCACCACGAAGTTGTAACCGTGACTGAAGAAGACAGACAGATTATTCTTTCAACACATGAAAGCCCTGAATAACATGGTTTACTGTCCTGCTTACAAGCCTCTCTTCTTGCGAAAACGTATGAATGAAAAGGTTTACGGGGGAAGGGTACATTCACACCATACATGTGTGACAGACTAACTCTGTCCTGCTTTTACAGTAAAACAGGTCTTCTCAGGAGCGTGTCTGCAGGCCTCCATCCCAGCTAAGCCCCAGATAGGTAAAGTGCtaaattcatacataattaTTTCCTCATAAACACTGTCACCTGTGATTTATGAGTTTGGTTGGagtttggtgatttttttttcataatgaaattaTGCAAGTGTTCAGGGGTTGCAGTTAACTTCTATTCATTTTCTTCTGCAGTGATTCTGGCTGCTAAGGACTCGGCCGGCAGCGTGGTGTAGTGAGGAGGAGTGTAGTGAGGaagggcagtgtggtgtagtgaggaagggcagtgtggtgtagtggggaaaggcagtgtgcagtgtggtgtagtgaggaaaggcagtgtagtgtagtgaggaagggcagtgtggtgtagtggggaaaggcagtgtggtgtagtggggaaaggcagtgtgcagtgtggtgtagtgaggaagggcagtgtgcagtgtggtgtagtgaggaagggcagtgtgcagtgtggtgtagtggggaaaggcagtgtggtgtagtggggaaaggcagtgtgcagtgtggtgtagtgaggaaaggcagtgtggtgtagtggggaaaggcagtgtgcagtgtggtgtagtgaggaaaggcagtgtggtgtagtggggaaaggcagtgtggtgtagtggggaaaggcagtgtggtgtagtgaggaaaggcagtgtggtgtagtggggaaaggcagtgtgcagtgtggtgtagtgaggaaaggcagtgtggtgtagtgaggaaaggcagtgtggtgtagtgaggaagggcagtgtgcagtgtggtgtagtgaggaaaggcagtgtggtgtagtgaggaagggcagtgtgcagtgtggtgtagtgaggaaaggcagtgtggtgtagtggggaaaggcagtgtggtgtagtggggaagggcagtgtggtgtagtgaggaaaggcagtgtggtgtagtggggaaaggcagtgtggtgtagtggggaaaggcagtgtggtgtagtggggaaaggcagtgtggtgtagtgaggaaaggcagtgtgcagtgtggtgtagtgaggaaaggcagtgtggtgtagtggggaaaggcagtgtggtgtagtggggaaaggcagtgtggtgtagtgaggaagggcagtgtggtgtagtggggaaaggcagtgtggtgtagtggggaaaggcagtgtgcagtgtggtgtagtggggaaaggcagtgtggtgtagtggggaaaggcagtgtgcagtgtggtgtagtggggaaaggcagtgtgcagtgtggtgtagtgaggaaaggcagtgtggtgtagtggggaaaggcagtgtggtgtagtgaggaaaggcagtgtgcagtgtggtgtagtggggaaaggcagtgtggtgtagtggggaaaggcagtgtggtgtagtgaggaaaggcagtgtgcagtgtggtgtagtggggaaaggcagtgtgcagtgtggtgtagtggggaaaggcagtgtgcagtgtggtgtagtggggaaaggcagtgtggtgtagtggggaaaggcagtgtggtgtagtggggaagggcagtgtgcagtgtggtgtagtggggaaaggcagtgtggtgtagtggggaaaggcagtgtggtgtagtggggaaaggcagtgtggtgtagtgaggaaaggcagtgtggtgtagtgaggaaaggcagtgtgcagtgtggtgtagtggggaaATGTAGTGGGGaagggcagtgtggtgtagtggggaaaggcagtgtggtgtagtgaggaagggcagtgtggtgtagtggggaagggcagtgtggtgtagtggggaaAGTGCTGGTCTGATTCCCAGGTGAGTCACTACCTGAATGagctcagctgtataaacagataactgTGAGCTGTTAAAGTCACTGTGGGTGAGAGCATCTCctgagtgaatgtaatgtaatgtgaacaTGTGGGGTTCATCTCTGTAGAGGGACTCACATGGGTCTCGTGAAGAGGCCCGACACCTTCTTGCAGCTGTGGTtgtcccccccacacaccccacacttGTCAAACTTCTTGTTGGAGCTGAGCTTTCCGTCACAGCCGGCCTTCATGCATCTCCCCTGCACACAGACTCCAGGCGCGTCCGGAGAACAAGGAGTTCCATCTATCACCTGTAAGGGGAGTGCAGGAACACATGGGAGAGCAGGATACTTTAGTGGAATATCAGAGCAGAGCATGTAATATGCAGGAATCCTGCTTACCTGCAGTCACAGCCTGAATCACACTGCTTTATTTTCACTTAGATACGCAGTGTACATACAGTGTCGCATCATGAAGTCAGAGAGACGTTATGAGAGCAGATAACTGTTCAGTGTGTCCTCAGAGGTTTACAAACAACTTACAGACCCATACGACTGTCACTAACACCACACAAAGGcatgtgtgtcattgtgtcatgTGCATTGATatgtttgtgcattgtgtgtgtgtgtgtgtgtgtgtgtgtgtgtgtgtgcgtgtgtgtgtgcgtgtacgcgttatgcgcgtgtgtgtgtgtgtgtgtgagaccctGTGTAGGACAGGCCACAGTAGCAGTGTCTGTGACTAAGGAGCTGATGAATGTGGAGTCTGTGTTAGAGACACGCTGCTTTAAAGGTGAACATGTCACACATACCAGCTGTAATGCATTCCCAAAGCCTTTTAAACAGGGCTCTTTCAATCTGCTCATAATTACTAACCgcatgtttctctctctctctcactataTACACCAGGGCTGCGGCTGATTTAGGTGGATGTTCCTGAGCTGCATAAACAGCTGACACCCCGCAGATCCCCTGCAGCGACCAACCTGTCCACTCGCCCTCATAagctgcctgtctctccctctctctcctcactcccaGCTCGCCCTCATAAGCTgcctgtctcgctctctctctctctctctctctctctctctctctctctctctctctctcctcattcccTGCTCGCCCTCAGaagctgcctgtctctctctctctctctctctctctctctctctctctcctcattcccTGCTCGCCCTCAGaagctgcctgtctctctctctctctcctcattcccTGCTCGCCCTCAGaagctgcctgtctctctctctctctctctctctctctctctctcctcattcccTGCTCGCCCTCAGaagctgcctgtctctctctctctctcctcattcccTGCTCGCCCTCAGaagctgcctgtctctctctctctctcctcagtccCAGCTGGCCCTGATAAGCTGCCTGTCTTTCCTTTATAAGGGCGTCTCTCTGGACGTAAGACTCCGCAGTGCAGGGAGTGTGTTTCTAACAGCccagctgcaggctgtcagggaATCTGCTATGCATGTGAGGTGTTTCTTACGCAAAGCAGTGAGTCCGGCAGCTAAGGACGTCACTACCAAACCAAAAGGAAGTCTAaggacagagtgtgtgtggcctgttctgtgcctggtgtgtgctgtgaaatgGGAGTGTGTCttcactgatccaggatcaggtgCTGATGCTGGTGTTTGTGCATCGGTGCTCACCTTTGGGGCCAGCACGTAAAAGTAGCCGGTTCCGTTAGCCCTGCAAATGAGTTTGCAGGTGTCTTTGGGGGAGACTCCAGAGTATTTGGGGACCCACACCACAGAAGGGGCGAGCCGGTTGGTGTTGAGGCTGAAACCATTGAAGGCCTCACACTGCTCCTCACGGAAGCTTTTACCTGCAAGTCATCGAGACAGAAAGTCACCTTTTACCTGTGAgtcataaacaaaaatgtaccttAATAAAGTACCTAAATAATTATTGCTTAATTAATTAGAGAAAAAGTTTGGTTACTTTGTTGGttgttctgtctctcctttAATTTCAGGGAGAGTACAACTCAAAATATAGAgtgaaaaaatgacagttacCCTTGTGCTTTCATCATTGAGAGTTAGAGACTTTTGCACAGACTGAGGATGAGTTTGGCTTTAGTCTGTATCTAGGCCAGTTTCTTCTATGTCTGCAGCTGATGCTATTTTCAATAGCGATAAATCAAACCAACTGAGATGCTGATGCGGACGGTTTATCTAGTACAGACTGATAGAGGtagtctgtgctgtgtctctacCATCTgcaggtgtgaggtgtgagcTGGCTGTTCGTCTCAGGTTTGTGTAAGTCTGTCTCACCCGTGTTGGGACAGGGCTCCAGGTTGCAGGAGCGGTATTTCACTCGGACCCCCTGGCAGTATTTGCCCCCATTCGCCGGGACGGGGTTGTTGCACTCCCTCTTGGCCAGCTGAACTCCACCCCCGCAGGTACGTGAGCACACGCCAAACTCGCCCCACCTGCCCCAGCGGCCGTCCACCTGTGGGAAAGAGCCCAGCCGAGAGTGTTGTTACGATCTGTGTATCGCCCTGGCGGGACCCGCGCGCTGCGACTGTGAGACTCACCTTGGCCTCGCTGGCGTTCTGTCGGGGGACACAGATGCCCCGCAAACACAGCCCGCCGTCCCCGCAGCTCGTCCCGTCCGCCCAGGGGAAGTGCCGGGTCTGGCACACCAGCTGGCCCCGGGCCTTGCCCGTGCACCACAGCTTGGTGCAGGACTGCATGTACGGGCAGGGCTTGGAGCCGGTGCCGAAGGCCAGCTCGCATTGCCGGCCCAGGCTGTAGCTGGCCCCTGGCAGCACCTCCGGGAGAGCCAGGATGCTCTGTGGCTGGTCCAGCAGGCAGTCCCCTGGAAATGAGAACGCCTCTGAATTAACCAAGCAGGTCCAGGCCTCGTCACATTACATTTGACGAGCAGATGCGACTCATTTGGCTTACAAATCACCCatttcatacagctgaatatttacagaggccTTTTGGGTTAggtacctcgcccaagggtgcAATAGCAATACTCCTCCTGGGagctgaaccagcaacctttgggttacaaagCCTTAATCCCTACCACTATATCTCACTGCTGCCCAACCCCAAATATATTACATCCTCTGTGACCAACTGCAGCTGGAACAACAAGTAGGCGTGGAACTAGGACCAGAAACACCTCCAGAAGAATGAGGCTCAAGCCTGCAAAATTTAAACTAGAAAGAACCTAGCAGTTGATTATGCATACATGGATTTTGATGCCACAAAAACTGCAGATTTCATGTTTCTCCTGATGATGGATGTTTGCTGTGTAAAGGGGATACAGAGAGCATGCTTTAGGGAGGTGTTCTGTAGGAAGCAGCCCCTGTAAGTAAGCCCCTCCCCGCCATGTGAGTGTGGGGTGCTCCCTCCAGCAAGCCTTCTTTAAGATCCCGTGACTGAAGAGGCCTGTAGACATGGCTATAGCTACaccactgctctctgtcacacccacacaaccacaGTGTCACAGAATGCCTGTCCCTGCTGCATGTAAAACTCACCCCGCCATAGTTAAACAGCCATGCACTGTACAGCACGGTCATTTCAAAGCATAGCTCTGTTTGCTTCTCCCATCAGCTCATATCTCTGTACGTATTTCAGCTAATCAGAGTGTGGGCTTGCAAGGCTTTGGAGAGCCCAGTATAAACACTCTGATCACTGTGTTCTCCACCCTCTTAATTACACATATATGCTCTTAGGGGGCTAAACAGCCATAGAAAAGCGATGTTTGTCTTCCCTTAGGTTTCTGTAACGCAATACAGGCGTCAATGCCATACTGAGTGCTGCATTTAAACTAGTATCTTCTCCCTTCCCAGCTGTCTTTGGTGAGGAACAACACCTTCCAGGCCTTTAAGTTTTTGCTCTGACTGAAGCGAGGCCACCTTCAGCCATGACAAGCGTCAAAGAAAGCAGATGACATAACATTTTACTAATGCTTCATCAATATTTGGCCCTGCGATTGCTTTCTCTTTATcactatatgtgtgtatggcgtttgatgaaaacattttttcttactTTGGCATAGAGAAATTCAGCAGTGCACATCCAAATGAAGAGACTCCACCATTTCTGACTGTCTGTCCCTTCTAATTTGAAACAGATGTAAAATGTTCAGTCCTTTAAAATAACTGCTCGTTCCTGAACTCTGAGTTCTGGGAGGTAAACATCAGCATGGTTTACCTCGCTGCACAGAGATCCAGAATTCTCCAGTGCAGACTGAATTCCAGCACACTGTTCTATATTACCATGATTCTTGGAAGCTAAATGTGCGCAATGCACCAGTGATCTTTGTCAGATCaatctgtctgtgctgtgtgcaatTAGctcctttgtgtatttttggctGAAACAGTTCCTTTCCAAATTTGGAAGCTCCTTAAAGAAGCCCTGTCACATTTGAGAGGATCAAGATCAGCTGATAATCGAAGGCATCCATGAGGATGTAACCGTGGTGACCATGGAACCAGGTGCTGCAGTCTCTGGCTGTACTCTCAGCTGATGGATGCTGTGGATGTTGTTTGGCTTGTTACGGACGTTGTTTGGCTTGTTATGGACGTTGTTTGGCTTGCTAAGGATGTTGTTCGGCTTGTTACGGATGTTGTTCGGCTTGTTACGGATGTTGTTTGGCTCGTTGCGGATGTTGTTTGGCTTGTTACAGATGTTGTTTGGCTTGTTATGGACGTTGTTCGGCTTGTTACGGATGTTGTTCGGCTCGTTACGGATGTTGTTTGGCTTGTTACGGATGTTGTTTGGCTTGTTATGGACGTTGTTTGGCTTGTTATGGACGTTGTTTGGCTTGTTATGGACGTTGTTTGGCTTGCTAAGGATGTTGTTTGGCTTGCTAAGGATGTTGTTTGGCTTGTTACGGATGTTGTTTGGCTTGTTACGGATGTTGTTTGGCTTGTTATGGACGTTGTTTGGCTTGTTATGGACGTTGTTTGGCTTGCTAAGGATGTTGTTCGGCTTGCTAAGGATGTTGTTTGGCTTGCTAAGGATGTTGTGCTGCTTGCTGAGGGCGCTGTGCTGGTTGCACATGTTTGTGGTTGGAAGGGAAGAGGGAGGTTGACGGTTGGTAGAGTagaggggagagacaggtgAGACGTAAGAGAGtgaggcagacaggagagatGTAGAGAAGAGAAGGACGTCTCTGGGATTCTGCTTGTCAGCACTGAGCGGGCGTGGCCAGCGATCCTCTCACCGTGCCCGCTGTCCAGGAAGTCGGTGAGGATGGCGGCGCTGCAGGCGGACCAGGGGCTGCTGCGGTCGATCTGGATCAGCGTGGGCGACATCATGTGGTTGTCCCGCAGCCTCCCGAACACCTCCTCACAGGCCTTCACGTTGTCATGTGGCATGTTGAAGACGTGCCCTGTAGGGGAGGTACACAGTGAGGCCTCTATGCCGGGCacagcccctctctgtgtgcgCGGCGGCGCTTAGCGACAGGGCTCGCTGTGTTTCCACAACCACGGTCAGCTGCCTCCCGCTACTGTGGAGCCAGAGTGAATCATGGCCGTGTTAAACCTGAGGAagtccctctctgctctcagcctaACCTTTTCATAAGTGAGATGATCTGAgttagagtgtctgctgaatgactaaATGCCCTAAAGCGGGAATGAGACAAAAGCGCTTAAATAGTAACCGTCACTTGTTTTTctagaaaaaagtgaaaaaatatttgaaatattgaatGTTGGCATGGCAACTCAGTAGCAGTAACAcaaaagggaggaggggggaaaagcCCGTCTGTgaccggaggggggggggggggggggggggcgctctccccttcctctctcgcTGTGCCACAGTTTTGTTTAGGGGTAGGAGCATATCAACACACTGGCAATAACTGTGGgacttctcacacacacttcatcCTCTGTCAGGTACagcttaaaaaaacattctacaaCAGtagccagcagtgtggtgtagcggtaaggagcagcagtgtggtgtagtggtaaggagcagcagtgtggtgtagcggtaaggagcagcagtgtggtgtagcggtaaggagcagcagtgtggtgtagctgtagggagcagcagtgtggtgtagcggtaaggagcagcagtgtggtgtagctgtagggagcagcagtgtggtgtatctgtagggagcagcagtgtggtgtagcagtaaggagcagtagtgtggtgtagcggtaaggagcagcagtgtggtgtagtggtgaggagcagcagtgtggtgtagctgtagggagcagcaatgtggtgtatctgtagggagcagcagtgtggtgtagtgtaaggagcagggcagcagtgtggtgaaatagtcaggagcagagcttgtaaccaaggttgccagttcagttcccaggtggggaaCTGCTGTTTAACAGGGTGCTAAATGGCTTCAGTAAAttcccagctgtgtaaatgatgCTATTTACAGCCAATGCTATTGGCTGTGCACTCAGAGCCGCACAGTGTATGGCAATGCTATTGGCTGTGTATGTGGAACCGCACAGCGCATAGGTCACTGCATCCTGATTTCATAGCATACTAGTAAAGAATAGCCTACTTCTGTAAGAAATGTTTGTGACATATTGACAGCCAGCTCACTCTGTAGTTATAGCTCACTGAGTACTCATGGCATCATGCAGCCCTTTCAGTAAAGTCAGTAAAGTTACTGTGTTACTACTTAGCAGATGCCTTCTGCAATGAAGCACAGTATGTTTTTACTCAGCAGGACATTTACTGACTGAAGCCATTCTTAGCGCAGAGCTACCATGGCAGTGTCCCACTTGGGAGCTGTACCTGCGACCTGAGGGTAGCACTGACTCACAATACACCTGGGCTTCCCTGCCAGTCCCAGGACAGGTGTGGCTTTGGGAGGTGAGAGGTAGCGGACTCACCCAGCTCGTGTGCGGTGGTGAACGCGGACGGCAGGCCGTCGTCCTCGATGACGGAGCAGCTCCTCTTAGTGTCACACATGGTGCCCACATCTGCCATGCCCAGCGTGTCACAGGTGGTGGCGCCACACAGGTCCTGGCAGGGGAGAAAACAATAACCAATACCGTACACAAACTACCATACAGGTCCTGGCAAATTAGAAAATACCACACAGCAGAGCACCACCTAGCAGAGGACAATACAGTGCTCTAACACAGTTTCACTTACATTTTCATAGGACGTTTACTCTAACgtcctgtgaaaatgtttaccAGTTCCATTCAGTGGTGTCGGGTGAGGGGTCTAACATTGGAACAAATAGTTCATGGACACCCAGAGTAATCAAGCAGAgatcctgagagagagaagctctgtctctctctctctctctctctctctctctctctatctctctctatctctctctctctatctctctctctctctgtctctctctctctctctctctctctctctgtctctctctctctctctctctctctttctttctatctctctctgtccctctctcgctctctctctctatctctctctctctctctctctctctctctctctcccttctggATGATAACTACCAGTCAAACAATGAgagaacacacagcaggcacaTTCCTTCTGGAGACGCTTCTGTAGTTGGGCCAGGTGACACTCCCAGAGAAGCCATTTTCAAGCAACAGAACAAACCGTCCAAACACTGAAGTCAGTTCTCCCAAGTATCTCAGCGGCCCTAAAACAAAGTTAACCTCAAGCCaacactgcctctgtgtttcctctgaaaTGGCATTTTGGCACAAAATGACCTAGTTTTGACTTGGAGTTATCTTTGGAAGGATGCATTCAAGGAAgcttattttaaaca
This genomic interval carries:
- the LOC118782791 gene encoding A disintegrin and metalloproteinase with thrombospondin motifs 15-like codes for the protein MFMFISTLVILVDILLHAKLSLSMETDFCIPILLDETISTKHNFISDPEETNEGQTIFKINAFHQEFYLRLTPDSNFLAPTFSAHGGSSALNPAASPDLSRCFYSGSVNSDRDSYAALSLCKGLQGAFGYKGSEYFISPIDNVSPAGDSRSAQRAHVIRRRSSPHHRNSTSRCGVSSGPNRDMLESLEKYKYMKGHHKGNFTDTVLKTLGRSKRFASIPRYVETLIVADDSMVKFHGDDLKHYLLTLMSVAARLYKHPSILNSINIVVVKFMVINEADKGPKVSGNAALTLRNFCTWQKKLNKHSDKHPEYWDTAILFTKQDLCGATTCDTLGMADVGTMCDTKRSCSVIEDDGLPSAFTTAHELGHVFNMPHDNVKACEEVFGRLRDNHMMSPTLIQIDRSSPWSACSAAILTDFLDSGHGDCLLDQPQSILALPEVLPGASYSLGRQCELAFGTGSKPCPYMQSCTKLWCTGKARGQLVCQTRHFPWADGTSCGDGGLCLRGICVPRQNASEAKVDGRWGRWGEFGVCSRTCGGGVQLAKRECNNPVPANGGKYCQGVRVKYRSCNLEPCPNTGKSFREEQCEAFNGFSLNTNRLAPSVVWVPKYSGVSPKDTCKLICRANGTGYFYVLAPKVIDGTPCSPDAPGVCVQGRCMKAGCDGKLSSNKKFDKCGVCGGDNHSCKKVSGLFTRPIHGYNFVVMLPIGASNVDIRQRGYKGLVGDDNYLAVKNSQGRYLLNGNYVVSAMERDIMVKGGLLRYSGTGTAVESLQASKPLQEALTVEVLSVGKMTPPRIRYSFYLPKENKEERMLKKEGRAHAQNSVLLEGEKAGPRKRPQERVSYKWAAGGWDECSVSCGSGLQKRLVQCLDSDGRSATRCDAAHRPNAMRVCGDPCPVWHVGEWSPCSKSCGKGFKRRVLRCVTQTGLLLPREHCAGQRKPQELDFCSARAC